From one Bacillus sp. Marseille-P3661 genomic stretch:
- the tadA gene encoding tRNA adenosine(34) deaminase TadA produces MENMDEYFMKQAILEAKKAEEIDEVPIGAVIVKGNKIIAKAHNLRETEQRAIAHAELLAIDAACKSEDSWRLTDTTLYVTLEPCSMCSGAIVLSRIERVVYGASDPKGGCAGTLMNLLQDSRFNHQAEVVNGVLAEECGELLSNFFRRLREKRKAMKNSLQKNVVNCTNNYHRSDC; encoded by the coding sequence ATGGAAAATATGGATGAATATTTTATGAAACAAGCAATCTTAGAAGCAAAAAAGGCTGAAGAAATAGATGAAGTTCCAATTGGTGCTGTTATTGTTAAAGGCAATAAGATTATTGCAAAGGCGCATAATCTAAGGGAAACTGAACAACGGGCAATAGCACATGCTGAGTTGTTAGCAATTGACGCGGCTTGTAAGTCGGAAGATAGCTGGCGTCTTACGGACACAACCTTATATGTTACATTAGAACCGTGTTCGATGTGCTCTGGAGCAATTGTGCTATCGAGAATTGAACGCGTAGTATATGGTGCTAGTGATCCAAAAGGAGGATGTGCAGGTACTCTCATGAATTTGTTGCAGGATTCACGTTTTAACCATCAAGCTGAAGTTGTTAATGGTGTTTTGGCTGAAGAGTGTGGGGAATTATTGAGCAACTTTTTTCGTAGGTTAAGGGAGAAAAGAAAAGCTATGAAAAACAGC
- a CDS encoding glycosyl hydrolase family 18 protein codes for MQIHVVRPGQSLFGIAQTYGTTVQAVAQANEISAQESLVVGQALVIPIVGRFYFVQQGDSLYSIGQKFGINYQRLAQINGLSPNQPLSIGFRLYIPPTPKRDVEVTAYVEPRGDTVSPELEASARRHAQFLTYLAPFSFNIKRDGTLIEPPLNDFPAIARNNRVTLMMVVTNLEEGQFSDELGQIILNNQEVQNTLIRNIIDTANKYGFRDIHFDMEFLRPADREAYNQFLRTVKQRLPEGFLLSTALAPKTSATQEGEWYEAHDYKAHGEIVDFVIIMTYEWGYSGGPAMAVSPIGPVREVLEYALTEMPGSKIMMGQNLYGYDWTLPYVAGGEYAKAISPQEAIRIARTNNVPIQYDAEAQAPTFNYTDAEGKEHEVWFEDARSIQAKFDLIKELGLRGISYWKLGLAFPQNWLLIRENFNVVKNQ; via the coding sequence ATGCAGATTCATGTAGTTCGGCCCGGACAATCGTTATTTGGCATCGCTCAAACATATGGGACAACAGTTCAAGCGGTTGCACAGGCTAATGAAATATCAGCACAAGAGTCACTTGTTGTCGGTCAGGCACTCGTTATTCCTATTGTTGGTAGATTTTATTTTGTCCAACAAGGAGATTCATTATATTCCATCGGACAAAAATTCGGAATTAACTATCAACGACTTGCACAAATAAATGGACTTAGCCCTAATCAACCTTTATCTATTGGGTTTAGGTTGTATATTCCACCTACTCCTAAAAGGGATGTTGAAGTAACTGCATACGTTGAACCAAGAGGGGACACAGTAAGTCCTGAATTAGAAGCATCTGCACGAAGACACGCTCAATTCTTAACATACTTAGCTCCTTTTAGCTTTAATATCAAACGCGACGGTACTTTAATAGAACCACCGTTAAACGACTTTCCTGCTATAGCTAGAAATAACCGCGTTACACTCATGATGGTTGTTACCAATCTAGAGGAAGGGCAATTCAGTGATGAGCTAGGGCAAATTATCTTAAATAACCAAGAGGTGCAGAACACTTTAATTAGGAATATCATTGATACTGCCAATAAATACGGTTTTAGAGATATTCACTTTGATATGGAATTCTTACGCCCTGCTGACCGCGAGGCATACAATCAATTCTTAAGAACTGTAAAGCAACGGTTGCCTGAAGGATTTCTATTATCAACTGCCTTAGCACCTAAAACGAGTGCAACGCAAGAAGGTGAATGGTATGAAGCGCACGATTATAAAGCACATGGAGAAATTGTTGACTTCGTTATTATTATGACTTATGAGTGGGGATATAGTGGAGGGCCCGCAATGGCGGTTTCACCTATCGGTCCTGTACGTGAGGTATTAGAGTATGCCTTAACGGAAATGCCTGGATCTAAAATTATGATGGGCCAAAACCTATATGGCTATGATTGGACCTTACCATACGTAGCTGGAGGTGAATATGCGAAAGCAATCAGCCCACAAGAGGCAATTAGAATCGCAAGAACAAACAATGTGCCTATCCAATATGATGCCGAAGCACAAGCGCCTACCTTTAATTATACGGATGCAGAAGGAAAAGAACACGAAGTATGGTTTGAGGATGCAAGATCGATTCAGGCAAAATTTGATTTAATAAAAGAATTAGGGTTAAGGGGAATAAGCTATTGGAAACTAGGGCTCGCTTTTCCACAAAACTGGTTGCTTATCCGAGAAAACTTTAATGTTGTGAAGAACCAATAA
- a CDS encoding FAD-dependent oxidoreductase yields the protein MKSWAIICMLFLMLTACSLGGREENRGTEQEVQVEETAANVGDQIEKHPLRESVYEIVVMGGEPEGVAAALSAARNGKKTLLIERRDGLGGLFTYGEMNFIDFPKGIDNKWTSQGIFKEWHNQLSLYNSFGIEEAKSIFLKMAEAEGNLTLALSTSIKEVKLNKEGNSIEGVIVNDQNETYIVRAEQWIDATQDADFAVAAGVPYFIGGEDIGIEDKKMAVTLVLHYKNVDWNGVKQTVESRKFGYANMNDHVAWGFNDLHFDYKPVEDNTRLRGLNMAKIGDDVYINALQIFDVNGLDAQSINAGMEKGKQETNHILDFLKKEFPGFENAQIADYPPELYVRETRHILAEYQLPMSDLWKNEDHWDTIAIGGYPVDVQAQSVDDYGYVIAHPLEYGIPFRSLVPIGIEDLLVVGRSVGFSSLAAGSARIVATGMATGEAAGAAAALAINHNISVRELSKDKPLIEKLRSTLQHQGAYLEHFQLNYPYENEWYDKAIQTLMDYGLVVAGYENKLPIEKSLDSHPFVYSFMNLIQRANPEIYQEKTQEITDLGHFLSGESTPLTRDLAAQIISSVLVEGSNKPALHWKNLFEMGLIDSKIYEMIPNDRVLKNKEIYYIQAGLINKLKSETTF from the coding sequence ATGAAGAGCTGGGCAATTATTTGTATGTTATTTTTGATGTTGACTGCCTGTAGTTTAGGGGGAAGGGAAGAAAACAGAGGAACTGAGCAAGAAGTACAGGTTGAAGAAACAGCGGCAAATGTTGGTGATCAAATTGAAAAACACCCATTGCGAGAATCGGTTTATGAGATTGTTGTGATGGGGGGAGAACCTGAAGGTGTTGCAGCGGCGCTATCTGCTGCTCGTAATGGTAAAAAGACGTTATTAATTGAGCGCCGTGATGGCTTAGGTGGTTTATTTACATACGGAGAGATGAATTTTATTGATTTTCCTAAAGGTATAGATAATAAATGGACATCTCAAGGGATTTTTAAAGAGTGGCATAATCAGTTGAGTCTCTATAATTCATTTGGGATTGAAGAGGCTAAGTCAATTTTTCTAAAGATGGCTGAGGCTGAAGGGAATTTAACACTTGCGCTAAGTACCTCTATAAAAGAAGTCAAGTTGAATAAAGAAGGAAATAGTATAGAAGGTGTTATCGTAAACGATCAGAATGAAACCTATATTGTTCGTGCAGAGCAATGGATTGATGCGACTCAGGATGCAGATTTTGCGGTGGCGGCTGGTGTACCATACTTTATAGGGGGCGAAGATATAGGTATAGAGGATAAAAAAATGGCAGTCACCTTAGTTTTGCATTATAAAAATGTAGACTGGAACGGTGTGAAACAAACTGTAGAATCAAGAAAGTTTGGCTATGCAAACATGAATGATCATGTAGCATGGGGGTTTAATGATCTTCATTTTGATTATAAACCAGTTGAAGATAATACTAGGCTGCGTGGCTTGAATATGGCTAAGATAGGCGATGACGTTTATATCAATGCTTTGCAAATTTTTGATGTAAATGGTTTGGATGCTCAATCGATCAATGCCGGCATGGAAAAAGGTAAACAGGAAACGAATCATATATTAGATTTCTTAAAAAAGGAGTTCCCTGGTTTTGAAAATGCCCAAATAGCCGATTATCCTCCAGAACTGTATGTAAGAGAAACGAGACATATACTAGCTGAATACCAGCTTCCGATGTCAGATCTTTGGAAAAATGAGGATCATTGGGATACAATTGCGATTGGGGGCTATCCTGTAGATGTCCAAGCTCAATCAGTCGACGATTATGGTTATGTAATAGCTCACCCGCTTGAATATGGCATACCATTTCGCTCACTTGTTCCGATAGGAATAGAGGACCTACTTGTTGTGGGTCGGTCAGTGGGTTTCTCCTCACTTGCTGCAGGAAGTGCTCGCATTGTGGCAACGGGAATGGCGACGGGAGAGGCGGCTGGTGCAGCAGCGGCTTTAGCTATCAACCATAATATAAGCGTCCGAGAATTATCAAAGGATAAACCGCTTATTGAAAAGTTAAGATCTACGTTGCAACATCAAGGTGCATACCTTGAGCATTTTCAGTTAAATTACCCATATGAAAATGAATGGTATGACAAAGCGATACAAACTTTGATGGATTATGGTCTAGTTGTTGCAGGTTATGAAAATAAACTTCCAATCGAAAAATCACTCGATTCTCATCCTTTTGTCTATTCATTTATGAATTTAATTCAAAGGGCTAATCCTGAGATTTATCAAGAAAAGACTCAGGAAATAACAGATTTGGGTCATTTCTTAAGTGGAGAGTCAACTCCTTTAACTAGAGATTTGGCAGCTCAAATAATAAGCAGTGTTTTGGTTGAAGGTTCAAATAAACCAGCTTTACATTGGAAGAATTTGTTTGAAATGGGCTTGATTGATTCTAAAATATATGAAATGATTCCTAATGATCGAGTTCTAAAAAATAAGGAAATTTATTATATTCAAGCAGGATTGATTAATAAGCTCAAGTCTGAAACAACCTTTTAA
- a CDS encoding MerR family transcriptional regulator — MINQIPPHLAIFPISVVKEITSLSARQIRYYEEQGLIKPERNEGKQRIFSMNDISRFLEIKSLIDQKVNIAGIKAVFASRDHLDNIVPVDKSKNTFTKITREKIVEVLNKRGHYK; from the coding sequence GTGATCAATCAAATTCCTCCCCATTTGGCAATATTCCCGATTAGTGTGGTTAAGGAAATAACCAGCTTATCTGCTCGGCAAATAAGATACTATGAGGAGCAAGGTCTTATTAAACCGGAAAGAAACGAGGGGAAACAAAGGATCTTTTCAATGAATGATATAAGCCGCTTTCTTGAGATAAAATCACTAATAGACCAAAAGGTAAATATCGCTGGAATTAAGGCTGTATTCGCTTCAAGGGATCACTTGGATAACATTGTCCCTGTTGATAAATCAAAAAATACTTTTACGAAAATTACAAGGGAAAAGATCGTAGAAGTGCTTAATAAGAGGGGGCATTATAAATAG
- a CDS encoding exonuclease domain-containing protein, producing MNNMISFIKQLSGRLSPSLYTSIGNQTDAASIAFLRQLQRELKREDVLGVPFSDLKVVVFDIETTGFYPQKGDRILSIGAVKVVGSKIIENETYYSLVYSDSEPSEQIVKLTGITKEHLEIAPSIEVVLKEFYQFISNDTLVAHHASHEKAFMEHVNWSILKSYFQHRIIDTSFLTKIVRPEHDLLSLDDCCTHYGIEIDQRHHALFDAIAAAKLWSKNITFIQEMGFCDLNDVYGYLAKLK from the coding sequence ATGAATAACATGATTAGCTTTATTAAACAGCTGTCTGGCAGACTGAGTCCCAGTTTGTACACATCTATAGGTAACCAAACGGATGCTGCTAGTATTGCTTTTCTAAGGCAATTGCAACGGGAGTTGAAAAGAGAAGATGTTCTTGGTGTACCGTTTTCTGATTTAAAAGTAGTCGTATTTGATATCGAAACAACTGGCTTTTATCCCCAAAAAGGTGATCGGATATTATCGATCGGTGCTGTTAAAGTAGTAGGAAGTAAAATAATTGAAAATGAAACCTATTATTCATTAGTTTATAGTGATTCAGAGCCATCGGAGCAAATCGTCAAATTAACAGGTATTACAAAAGAACATTTAGAAATTGCGCCCTCAATTGAAGTTGTTCTAAAAGAATTTTATCAATTTATAAGTAATGACACACTTGTGGCACATCATGCTAGTCATGAAAAAGCTTTTATGGAACATGTTAACTGGTCCATTCTTAAATCCTACTTTCAACACCGTATTATTGATACCTCATTTCTGACTAAAATCGTAAGACCGGAGCATGACTTATTATCATTAGATGATTGTTGTACGCATTACGGCATTGAGATTGATCAGAGACATCATGCGTTATTTGATGCGATTGCAGCAGCGAAGTTATGGTCTAAAAATATTACATTTATTCAAGAAATGGGTTTCTGTGATTTAAATGATGTATATGGGTATTTGGCAAAATTAAAATAA
- a CDS encoding DUF294 nucleotidyltransferase-like domain-containing protein: MKTYKELKLWRQQQINEVCNHPELLNQFHDKLIKETVQAAIKKNESEWGPIPARFAFFMMGSAGRYEQSVWSDQDHGIIFDGSEVLKDYFLTLGSEITRALYEVGYDLCDGNVMASNPLWCHSLTVWEQQILRWLNEESWESLRCFLTFFDSRVLIGEEWFLLKLKDVGFSKLDNNPHLYSRLLANVSHIRKAIGFFGQLLPDGHGEDVGSLNLKDQVFFPFVNAVRLLALKEKITEPSTLARIQLLPECYNQIKGYYDEFSELLQYRLYFQRFSTSYEKVHLLNLKKLTKQQKQELKRIMKNGYKLFSETKVIIEKGV, translated from the coding sequence TTGAAAACATATAAGGAATTAAAACTATGGCGACAACAACAAATTAATGAAGTATGTAATCACCCAGAATTGCTTAATCAATTTCACGATAAGCTAATAAAAGAAACCGTGCAAGCTGCTATTAAAAAGAATGAAAGTGAGTGGGGACCTATTCCCGCTCGCTTTGCTTTCTTTATGATGGGTAGCGCAGGGCGGTATGAGCAGTCGGTTTGGAGTGACCAAGATCATGGCATTATATTTGATGGTAGTGAAGTTTTAAAAGACTATTTTTTAACACTCGGCTCTGAAATTACAAGGGCGTTGTATGAAGTTGGCTATGACCTTTGTGATGGAAATGTGATGGCCTCAAACCCTCTTTGGTGTCACTCATTAACAGTTTGGGAGCAGCAAATCTTAAGGTGGCTCAATGAGGAAAGTTGGGAGTCGCTTCGTTGTTTTTTAACTTTTTTTGATTCGCGGGTTTTAATAGGTGAAGAGTGGTTCTTGTTAAAATTAAAAGATGTAGGTTTTTCGAAGTTAGATAATAATCCACATCTTTATAGTCGATTACTAGCTAACGTAAGTCATATTAGGAAAGCAATTGGTTTCTTTGGCCAGTTGCTTCCGGATGGACATGGTGAAGATGTGGGGAGTTTAAATTTGAAAGATCAGGTCTTTTTTCCGTTTGTAAATGCTGTTCGTTTATTAGCTCTTAAGGAAAAAATTACAGAGCCGTCAACATTAGCGCGCATACAGCTGCTTCCAGAGTGCTATAACCAAATTAAAGGATACTATGATGAATTTTCTGAACTACTTCAATACCGTTTGTATTTCCAAAGGTTTTCAACTAGCTATGAAAAAGTCCATCTTCTAAATTTGAAGAAACTGACAAAACAGCAAAAACAGGAACTAAAGCGAATTATGAAAAACGGCTATAAGCTTTTCTCGGAAACAAAGGTAATAATTGAAAAGGGTGTTTAG
- a CDS encoding ammonium transporter, with protein sequence MDSIFLMNNLWIVVAAILVLFMQGGFILLEAGSTRMKNAGHIAGKTIFTMGLGSLVFWAVGYGFIYGEGNSLIGLSNFFYGDYTTMGEGLAASVDFFFQLAFALISLTIAFGGFAERAKLSAYVVFGILFSALVYPVVAHWIWGGGWLADHGKQDFAGSTVVHLTGAMAALAATIVLKPRIGKFNKDGSSNDLAGHNQVYTALGVLILWIGWFGFNAGSTFGVDGVFFGFVALNTQLAAAAGAVASMFIVWAVSGKADIPTTLNGALAGLVAITASCAFVEPWAAVIIGLIGGLIVYASMKIFDKARIDDPIFALSVHGTAGVWGTISTGFFATPELAEMNTGMAGLVYGGGFHQLGVQILGVVSCGIYAFVVSFIILKVMKAVMGNLRVTEEEEIIGLDLSEHGSYGYPENMPQHTRNTSA encoded by the coding sequence ATGGATAGTATTTTTCTAATGAACAATCTGTGGATTGTGGTTGCGGCTATTCTAGTACTATTTATGCAAGGAGGATTTATATTACTTGAAGCTGGATCGACAAGGATGAAAAATGCCGGTCATATTGCTGGAAAAACTATTTTTACAATGGGGCTAGGTTCACTTGTGTTTTGGGCTGTTGGTTATGGTTTTATATATGGTGAAGGTAATAGTTTGATAGGTTTATCAAATTTCTTTTATGGTGACTATACAACAATGGGGGAAGGCTTGGCGGCTTCAGTTGATTTCTTCTTCCAGCTAGCATTTGCATTAATTTCCTTAACGATTGCGTTCGGTGGTTTTGCCGAACGTGCAAAATTATCAGCTTACGTAGTATTTGGGATATTGTTTTCTGCATTAGTTTACCCAGTTGTTGCACATTGGATTTGGGGCGGCGGCTGGTTAGCTGATCATGGTAAACAAGATTTTGCTGGATCAACCGTTGTTCATTTAACTGGCGCAATGGCAGCCCTAGCTGCAACAATTGTATTGAAACCGCGTATAGGTAAATTTAACAAAGATGGCTCTTCAAACGATTTAGCTGGACATAACCAAGTATATACTGCTTTGGGTGTATTGATTTTATGGATTGGTTGGTTTGGATTTAATGCTGGTAGTACATTTGGTGTAGATGGTGTGTTCTTTGGATTTGTTGCGTTAAACACACAATTGGCCGCTGCGGCTGGTGCAGTTGCTTCAATGTTTATCGTTTGGGCTGTCTCTGGTAAAGCGGATATTCCAACAACGCTTAACGGTGCATTAGCAGGTCTGGTTGCAATTACAGCATCTTGTGCGTTTGTAGAGCCGTGGGCCGCTGTCATAATTGGTTTAATTGGTGGATTGATTGTATATGCTAGTATGAAAATTTTTGATAAAGCAAGAATTGATGACCCAATCTTTGCACTATCAGTTCATGGTACCGCGGGTGTTTGGGGAACAATTTCTACAGGTTTCTTCGCAACTCCGGAATTAGCTGAAATGAATACAGGTATGGCGGGGTTAGTTTACGGTGGAGGTTTCCATCAACTAGGGGTTCAAATTTTAGGTGTTGTAAGTTGTGGAATTTATGCATTTGTTGTTTCTTTCATTATCCTCAAGGTCATGAAAGCTGTAATGGGTAACTTACGAGTAACAGAAGAAGAAGAGATTATTGGCCTTGATTTAAGCGAACACGGAAGTTATGGTTATCCTGAGAACATGCCGCAACACACGCGTAATACAAGTGCGTAA
- a CDS encoding MFS transporter, producing the protein MFLLAISQSTFSILAAGFFYGIAYGTVTPTLQAIAVSNVPKVKQGTANAMFFSSMDLGIAIGSTGLGIVASHAGYHFIYGLSILFLVILLVGYRIIFDKGLTPLKMIRDLKRHPHSINSENKRGA; encoded by the coding sequence TTGTTTCTTTTAGCCATTTCTCAGAGTACTTTTTCCATACTAGCAGCAGGATTCTTTTATGGGATTGCATATGGAACGGTTACCCCTACCCTTCAAGCAATTGCTGTTAGTAATGTACCAAAAGTGAAACAAGGAACAGCCAACGCTATGTTCTTCTCTTCGATGGATTTAGGAATAGCAATTGGATCAACGGGCCTCGGAATCGTGGCATCACATGCTGGTTATCATTTTATTTATGGCCTTTCTATTTTATTTTTAGTAATCCTGCTGGTTGGTTATCGCATAATTTTTGATAAAGGTTTAACGCCATTAAAGATGATACGTGATCTTAAAAGACACCCTCATTCTATAAATTCAGAAAATAAAAGGGGCGCATAA
- a CDS encoding MFS transporter: protein MNTQSKLWTYQFIAIVVMAFLFFLCLQLLTAGFPAYITDVKQNPTQGGLMTTVFMLAAILTRPFIGTLMQRVHIKWMSIISLVLLLITVGLSYNQDSVAVLLILRAIHGVGFGIISTILATMATTIIPVKRLGEGIGYYGLATSIGTTLAPMFALSILQYFSYNLLIVISVLFTLATLIMGLFIKAPQALSISSNRKGREKVPFKEYAYDNRALFPCLLTVFFTITLGGVISFLKELGEESGIGGAVSLFFLMMAIVMTVARPISGQLFDRLGHKVIIYPAIISGIVSFSHFSEYFFHTSSRILLWDCIWNGYPYPSSNCC from the coding sequence ATGAATACACAGTCAAAGCTGTGGACGTACCAGTTTATTGCCATTGTTGTAATGGCTTTTTTGTTTTTTCTTTGTCTACAGCTATTAACAGCAGGTTTTCCTGCTTATATAACCGACGTCAAACAAAATCCAACTCAAGGCGGGTTAATGACAACTGTTTTTATGCTAGCTGCAATTTTAACAAGGCCTTTTATTGGGACTTTAATGCAGCGTGTTCATATAAAATGGATGAGTATTATTTCCCTTGTGCTTTTGTTAATTACAGTTGGATTAAGCTATAATCAAGATTCGGTTGCTGTATTATTAATTTTAAGGGCAATCCATGGCGTAGGATTCGGAATTATTTCAACTATCTTAGCAACAATGGCCACTACAATCATTCCTGTTAAACGCCTAGGCGAGGGGATCGGATATTATGGATTAGCTACTAGTATAGGTACGACTCTAGCGCCAATGTTTGCTTTATCCATTCTTCAATACTTTTCTTATAATCTGCTAATTGTTATATCTGTTTTATTCACGTTAGCCACCTTAATTATGGGTTTATTTATTAAAGCACCACAGGCTCTGAGCATTTCTTCAAATCGTAAGGGGAGAGAGAAAGTACCATTTAAAGAATACGCATATGACAACAGAGCGTTATTCCCGTGTTTATTAACCGTCTTTTTTACAATTACATTAGGTGGGGTTATTAGCTTTCTAAAAGAATTAGGTGAGGAATCGGGAATTGGTGGGGCGGTTTCCTTGTTCTTTTTAATGATGGCGATCGTAATGACAGTTGCTCGTCCCATTTCTGGCCAACTTTTTGATCGTCTAGGACATAAAGTTATTATTTATCCTGCAATAATTAGCGGCATTGTTTCTTTTAGCCATTTCTCAGAGTACTTTTTCCATACTAGCAGCAGGATTCTTTTATGGGATTGCATATGGAACGGTTACCCCTACCCTTCAAGCAATTGCTGTTAG
- a CDS encoding MarR family winged helix-turn-helix transcriptional regulator yields MNMSKDKAIGAASVRLSKKITRIINFYLKPYNITTEQWGVLRTLSESDHISQKQLSKRADKDQATLTKILDLLEKNEFIQRVQNPSDRRSFIIKITDKGSQLCEELIPFLEKAFEKLLMDIDGEYLLIYQQVVELLERNIDSLLDDANN; encoded by the coding sequence ATGAATATGTCAAAGGATAAAGCAATAGGAGCTGCATCTGTTCGTCTTAGTAAGAAGATTACACGTATTATTAATTTTTACTTAAAGCCTTATAATATCACCACTGAGCAGTGGGGTGTTCTCCGCACTTTAAGCGAATCCGACCATATCTCTCAAAAGCAACTATCGAAAAGAGCGGATAAAGATCAAGCAACATTGACAAAGATACTCGATCTATTGGAAAAAAACGAATTCATACAGCGGGTCCAAAACCCATCTGATCGTCGATCTTTTATCATTAAAATTACTGATAAGGGATCACAGTTGTGTGAGGAGTTGATTCCCTTTCTAGAGAAGGCTTTTGAAAAATTGCTTATGGACATTGATGGTGAGTATTTGTTGATATACCAACAAGTGGTAGAGCTATTGGAACGTAATATTGATTCATTACTAGATGATGCAAACAACTAG
- a CDS encoding NAD(P)/FAD-dependent oxidoreductase, with translation MKKPRILVLGAGYGGLMAVTSLQRKVGRTANITLVDKHEYHYEATWLHEVAAGNIDADYASYMISEIIDHSKVKFIQDKVVRIDLENKYVKLKNGQLSYDYLVIGLGFQAETYGIPGLQEYAHLITNIHSSLKLKTGLEKKFEDYGKSKPDKPLTIAVGGSGFTGVEYLGELVHSIPKLCKKYNVSKNDVRVLSIEAGHKILPEFDGKLAAYAKNYLEDNGVQFLINTAIKECYVDQVTVVSNGEVKNIMTDLLIWTAGVRGNEIIQNLNVESLRSRIIVDPYLRVPGYKDTFVVGDCALLIDESKNKPIPPTAQIGMQQGQYVAKYIAALIKEGELLTPFSFNNKGCVCSIGYKKAIGIVFGYRIQGTFASLMKRVIENRSLFLISGIRLVLKKRKFRFF, from the coding sequence ATGAAGAAACCTCGTATATTAGTATTAGGTGCAGGATATGGAGGGCTAATGGCGGTGACTAGCCTACAAAGAAAGGTTGGGCGGACTGCTAATATTACATTAGTTGATAAACATGAATACCATTATGAAGCAACATGGCTTCATGAAGTTGCAGCAGGAAATATTGATGCAGATTATGCTAGTTATATGATAAGTGAAATTATAGACCACTCAAAAGTAAAGTTTATCCAAGATAAGGTGGTTAGAATTGATTTAGAAAACAAATATGTTAAATTAAAAAACGGTCAACTAAGTTATGATTATTTGGTTATCGGCTTAGGATTTCAAGCCGAAACCTATGGAATACCTGGTTTGCAAGAGTATGCTCACCTTATCACAAATATTCATAGCTCATTAAAACTAAAAACGGGCCTTGAGAAGAAATTTGAGGATTATGGAAAGAGTAAACCAGACAAACCGCTAACTATTGCTGTTGGTGGTTCAGGCTTTACAGGTGTAGAATACTTGGGGGAATTAGTGCACAGTATTCCGAAGCTATGCAAAAAATATAATGTTTCTAAAAATGATGTACGTGTTTTATCAATTGAAGCGGGCCATAAGATTTTACCTGAATTTGATGGTAAATTGGCAGCGTATGCTAAAAATTATCTAGAGGACAATGGCGTACAATTTTTAATAAATACAGCCATTAAGGAGTGCTACGTAGATCAAGTTACCGTTGTTTCAAATGGTGAAGTTAAAAATATTATGACTGATCTATTAATATGGACTGCAGGAGTAAGAGGAAATGAAATAATTCAAAATTTAAATGTCGAATCATTACGATCCCGTATTATAGTAGATCCATATTTGCGTGTGCCAGGTTATAAAGATACTTTTGTTGTAGGGGATTGTGCACTCTTAATTGACGAAAGCAAAAATAAGCCAATCCCGCCGACTGCTCAAATTGGAATGCAGCAAGGACAATACGTGGCTAAATATATTGCAGCGTTAATTAAAGAAGGTGAATTATTAACGCCTTTTAGTTTTAACAATAAAGGATGTGTTTGTTCTATAGGTTATAAAAAGGCAATCGGGATTGTATTTGGCTATAGGATACAAGGGACATTTGCTAGCTTAATGAAAAGGGTTATTGAAAATCGTTCTTTATTTTTAATTAGTGGAATTAGACTTGTTTTAAAAAAGCGTAAATTTAGATTCTTTTAA